In Streptomyces sp. NBC_01707, a genomic segment contains:
- a CDS encoding ABC transporter ATP-binding protein, translated as MPENHVEPKHRSAAHSLLRLWPYVKPVRIRLFGAAAVAVVASCLGLVIPLVLKWIVDGPVAHHDPGGVWLGALYLLLLGIVEALLFGLRRWLVARPLAGVEASMRADLYRHLQRLPVAFHDRWPSGQLLSRGTTDLMLLRMFLAFPLTFLLVNATTIVAGFIILLVQQWTLGLVLLAPVVPLMILCSVFETKYAVVARKAQDQVGDLTTVVEESVLGIRIIKGFGRHRSQALAFRGLSQRLRGTELDKARLLAGIWAFITTIPELAIGAALVLGTIQVADGGLSAGTLVAFLSTALALRWPVESIGFLLAMSQESATATERFFEVMDVAEERETVGEPNEEPSAKSFPESAVDSSADGGMVFEGVEFRYPDAAAGSVPVLTRIDLRIRPGETMALVGATGSGKTTLTALVPRLHDVTAGRITLDGTDITTLPRERLRELVSVAFEEPTLFSASVGDNVLMGAEGAGEEELRRALSIAQADFVYDLPHGLDTQVGEQGLSLSGGQRQRLALARAVVGKPRFLVLDDPLSALDVHTEALVEGALRRVLESTTAVVVAHRPSTVMLADRVALLSEGRISAVGTHQELLRSNAEYAWLMSGAGSSVAAELTDDTTAADASTAYMSDAGMRAMDVPAEEGSAR; from the coding sequence ATGCCCGAAAACCATGTAGAGCCCAAGCACCGGTCCGCCGCCCACTCCCTGCTGCGGCTGTGGCCTTACGTGAAGCCTGTACGGATCCGCCTGTTCGGCGCGGCTGCCGTGGCGGTCGTCGCCTCGTGCCTCGGCCTGGTGATACCTCTCGTACTGAAGTGGATCGTGGACGGCCCGGTCGCGCACCACGATCCGGGCGGGGTCTGGCTCGGCGCGCTCTACCTGCTGTTGCTGGGCATCGTCGAGGCGCTGCTCTTCGGGCTGCGGCGATGGTTGGTGGCACGCCCGCTGGCGGGCGTCGAGGCGTCGATGCGGGCCGACCTGTACCGGCATCTGCAGCGGCTGCCGGTGGCCTTCCACGACCGTTGGCCATCGGGTCAGCTGCTGTCGCGCGGCACCACGGATCTGATGCTGCTGCGCATGTTCCTGGCCTTTCCGCTGACGTTCCTGCTGGTCAACGCCACCACGATCGTGGCCGGTTTCATCATTCTGCTGGTGCAGCAGTGGACACTGGGATTGGTGCTGCTGGCTCCGGTGGTGCCGCTGATGATCCTCTGCTCGGTCTTCGAGACGAAGTACGCGGTGGTGGCGCGCAAGGCCCAGGACCAGGTCGGCGATCTGACGACGGTGGTCGAGGAGAGCGTGCTCGGCATCCGCATCATCAAGGGTTTCGGCCGGCACCGCAGCCAGGCCCTGGCCTTCCGCGGCCTCTCGCAGCGGCTGCGCGGCACGGAGCTCGACAAGGCACGGCTGCTGGCCGGCATCTGGGCGTTCATCACCACCATCCCCGAGCTGGCGATCGGGGCGGCGCTGGTGCTCGGCACGATCCAGGTCGCGGACGGCGGACTGTCGGCGGGCACGCTCGTCGCGTTCCTGTCGACGGCGCTGGCGCTGCGGTGGCCGGTCGAGTCGATCGGCTTCCTGCTGGCGATGAGCCAGGAGTCGGCCACGGCGACCGAGCGGTTCTTCGAGGTGATGGACGTGGCGGAGGAGCGTGAGACGGTCGGGGAGCCGAACGAGGAGCCGTCCGCGAAGTCGTTCCCGGAGTCTGCCGTGGACTCCTCCGCGGACGGCGGGATGGTCTTCGAAGGCGTCGAGTTCCGCTACCCGGACGCAGCGGCCGGGTCCGTACCCGTACTCACCCGGATCGATCTACGGATCCGCCCCGGCGAGACGATGGCCCTGGTCGGGGCCACCGGATCCGGGAAGACGACGCTCACCGCGCTCGTACCGCGACTTCACGACGTCACCGCCGGGCGGATCACGCTGGACGGTACCGACATCACCACCCTGCCGCGCGAACGGCTGCGTGAGCTGGTGTCCGTGGCGTTCGAGGAGCCGACACTCTTCTCTGCGAGCGTCGGCGACAACGTTCTCATGGGCGCCGAGGGTGCCGGCGAGGAGGAGCTGCGGCGGGCGCTGTCGATCGCGCAGGCCGACTTCGTCTACGACCTGCCGCACGGCCTCGACACCCAGGTCGGCGAGCAGGGTCTCAGCCTCTCCGGAGGTCAGCGGCAGCGCCTGGCACTGGCCCGCGCCGTCGTCGGAAAGCCGCGCTTCCTGGTGCTCGACGACCCGCTCTCGGCTCTGGATGTGCATACGGAGGCGTTGGTGGAGGGGGCGCTGCGGCGCGTTCTGGAATCGACCACGGCCGTGGTGGTCGCACACCGGCCGTCCACGGTGATGCTCGCCGACCGGGTGGCGCTCCTGTCGGAGGGCCGGATCAGCGCGGTCGGCACCCACCAGGAACTGCTGCGCAGCAACGCCGAGTACGCCTGGCTGATGTCCGGCGCCGGAAGCTCGGTGGCCGCTGAACTCACCGACGACACGACCGCCGCGGACGCGAGTACCGCATACATGTCCGACGCCGGCATGCGTGCCATGGACGTCCCTGCCGAGGAGGGCAGTGCCCGATGA